A region from the Pseudomonas sp. P8_229 genome encodes:
- the infB gene encoding translation initiation factor IF-2, with amino-acid sequence MTQVTVKQLADEVKTPVERLLQQMREAGLPHTAAEEHVTDSEKQSLLTHLKSSHKAKVEEPRKITLQRKTTSTLRVAGSKSISVEVRKKKVFVQRSPEEIEAERQRELEERRAVENAARQKAEEAKQRAEEEARRQPAAASSAPAEAVAAPAPVAEPVREAAPVVAAAPAADTRKRDEQRRPDKPRADDNNRRSGGGDGERKNAPHRASVKEKAPAPRVAPRTTDEESDGFRRGGRGKAKLKKRNAHGFQSPTGPVVRDVQIGETITVGDLANQMSVKAAEIIKFMFKLGTPATINQVLDQETAQLVAEELGHKVTLVSDTALEDSLAESLKFEGESFSRAPVVTVMGHVDHGKTSLLDYIRRAKVAAGEAGGITQHIGAYHVETERGMVTFLDTPGHAAFTAMRARGAKATDIVILVVAADDGVMPQTIEAVQHAVAAGVPLVVAVNKIDKPGADLDRIRSELSVHGVTSEEWGGDTPFVPVSAKVGTGVDELLEAVLLQAEVLELKATPSAPGRGVVVESRLDKGRGPVATVLVQDGTLRQGDMVLVGSNYGRVRAMLDENGKPIKEAGPSIPVEILGLDGTPDAGDEMSVVADEKKAREVALFRQGKFREVKLARAHAGKLENIFENMGQAEKKTLNIVLKSDVRGSLEALNGALNGLGNDEVQVRVVGGGVGGITESDANLALASNAVLFGFNVRADAGARKIVEQEGLDMRYYNVIYDIIEDVKKALTGMLGSDVRENILGVAEVRDVFRSPKFGAIAGCMVIEGVVHRNRPIRVLREDIVIFEGELESLRRFKDDASEVRAGMECGIGVKSYNDVKVGDKIEVFEKVQVARSL; translated from the coding sequence ATGACGCAAGTCACGGTGAAACAACTGGCCGATGAGGTCAAAACACCGGTAGAGCGCCTGTTGCAGCAGATGCGTGAGGCAGGTCTGCCGCACACCGCCGCCGAAGAACATGTGACTGACAGTGAGAAGCAATCCCTGCTGACTCACTTGAAAAGCAGCCACAAGGCGAAAGTGGAAGAACCACGCAAGATCACGCTGCAGCGTAAAACCACCAGCACCCTGCGTGTGGCTGGTAGCAAGAGCATCAGCGTAGAAGTTCGCAAGAAGAAAGTTTTCGTACAGCGCAGCCCGGAAGAAATCGAAGCCGAGCGCCAGCGTGAACTGGAAGAGCGTCGCGCAGTAGAAAATGCTGCCCGTCAGAAGGCTGAAGAAGCCAAGCAGCGCGCTGAAGAAGAAGCGCGTCGCCAGCCTGCTGCTGCGTCGAGCGCTCCTGCCGAAGCTGTTGCAGCACCTGCTCCAGTGGCCGAACCTGTGCGCGAAGCTGCGCCGGTTGTTGCTGCTGCGCCAGCTGCCGACACTCGCAAGCGTGACGAACAGCGTCGTCCGGACAAACCACGTGCCGACGACAACAATCGTCGCAGCGGTGGTGGTGATGGCGAGCGTAAAAACGCTCCGCATCGCGCATCGGTCAAAGAAAAAGCGCCGGCTCCACGCGTGGCGCCACGCACTACCGACGAAGAAAGCGATGGCTTCCGTCGCGGTGGTCGCGGCAAGGCCAAGCTGAAGAAACGCAACGCCCACGGTTTCCAGAGCCCAACCGGCCCTGTCGTGCGTGATGTGCAGATCGGCGAGACCATCACTGTTGGCGATCTCGCCAATCAGATGTCGGTCAAGGCTGCTGAAATCATCAAGTTCATGTTCAAGCTGGGTACACCGGCCACCATCAACCAGGTGCTTGATCAGGAAACTGCTCAACTGGTAGCCGAAGAACTGGGCCACAAAGTGACCCTGGTCAGCGACACCGCCCTGGAAGATTCCTTGGCCGAGTCCCTGAAGTTTGAAGGTGAGTCGTTCTCTCGTGCTCCAGTCGTGACCGTAATGGGCCACGTTGACCACGGTAAAACTTCCCTGCTCGACTACATCCGTCGTGCCAAGGTAGCTGCTGGCGAAGCCGGTGGTATCACCCAGCACATCGGTGCATACCACGTTGAAACCGAACGCGGCATGGTCACCTTCCTCGACACCCCGGGTCACGCCGCGTTTACCGCAATGCGTGCTCGTGGTGCCAAGGCGACCGACATCGTGATCCTGGTGGTTGCAGCGGACGACGGCGTGATGCCGCAGACCATTGAAGCTGTTCAGCACGCAGTAGCGGCTGGCGTTCCGCTGGTTGTTGCAGTGAACAAGATCGACAAGCCGGGCGCTGATCTCGATCGCATCCGTAGCGAACTGTCGGTTCACGGCGTGACTTCTGAAGAGTGGGGCGGTGATACGCCGTTCGTACCGGTTTCGGCGAAAGTCGGTACTGGTGTTGACGAGCTGCTCGAAGCTGTTCTGCTGCAAGCCGAAGTTCTCGAACTGAAAGCAACTCCGTCGGCTCCTGGCCGTGGCGTTGTGGTTGAGTCGCGTCTCGACAAAGGTCGTGGCCCGGTTGCAACCGTTCTGGTTCAAGACGGTACCCTGCGCCAAGGCGACATGGTTCTGGTCGGTTCGAACTATGGCCGCGTGCGTGCCATGCTCGACGAGAACGGCAAGCCAATTAAAGAAGCCGGTCCATCCATCCCTGTCGAGATCCTCGGCCTGGACGGTACCCCGGACGCTGGCGACGAGATGAGCGTAGTTGCTGACGAGAAGAAAGCCCGTGAAGTGGCTCTGTTCCGTCAAGGCAAGTTCCGCGAAGTCAAACTGGCTCGCGCTCACGCCGGCAAGCTGGAAAACATCTTCGAAAACATGGGTCAGGCCGAGAAGAAGACGCTCAACATCGTCCTCAAATCCGACGTCCGTGGTTCGCTGGAAGCGTTGAACGGTGCCTTGAATGGCCTGGGCAACGACGAAGTTCAAGTGCGCGTAGTCGGCGGCGGTGTCGGTGGTATCACCGAGTCCGACGCTAACCTGGCACTGGCTTCCAACGCTGTACTGTTCGGCTTCAACGTGCGTGCCGATGCTGGCGCACGGAAGATCGTCGAGCAGGAAGGTCTGGACATGCGTTACTACAACGTGATCTACGACATCATCGAAGACGTCAAGAAAGCCCTGACCGGCATGCTCGGCAGCGATGTTCGCGAGAACATCCTGGGTGTGGCCGAAGTGCGTGACGTGTTCCGTTCGCCGAAGTTTGGCGCGATCGCTGGTTGCATGGTGATCGAAGGTGTTGTGCACCGTAACCGTCCGATCCGTGTACTGCGTGAAGACATCGTTATCTTCGAAGGCGAGCTGGAATCCCTGCGCCGCTTCAAGGATGACGCTTCCGAAGTACGTGCCGGCATGGAATGCGGTATCGGCGTGAAGAGCTACAACGACGTCAAAGTCGGCGACAAGATCGAAGTCTTCGAGAAGGTTCAGGTTGCTCGCAGCCTCTAA
- the rbfA gene encoding 30S ribosome-binding factor RbfA codes for MAKEYSRTQRIGDQMQRELAQLIRREVKDPRVGLVTITAVEVSRDVGHAKIFITVMGQDNAEDIAQSIKVLNAAAGFLRMQLAREMKLRSVPQLHFHYDESVVRGAHLSALIERAVAEDNQHPVAAEPEDTKE; via the coding sequence ATGGCAAAAGAATACAGCCGTACCCAACGTATCGGCGATCAGATGCAGCGTGAGCTGGCCCAACTGATCCGTCGTGAAGTCAAAGATCCACGTGTTGGCCTGGTCACCATTACCGCTGTGGAAGTCAGCCGTGACGTCGGTCACGCGAAGATTTTCATCACCGTGATGGGGCAGGACAACGCTGAAGACATCGCGCAAAGCATCAAGGTGCTCAATGCTGCCGCAGGTTTCCTGCGCATGCAGCTGGCCCGTGAGATGAAGCTGCGCAGCGTGCCGCAATTGCACTTCCACTACGACGAATCCGTTGTCCGTGGTGCGCACTTGTCGGCCCTGATCGAGCGTGCGGTTGCTGAAGACAATCAGCACCCGGTCGCTGCTGAACCTGAAGACACCAAGGAGTAA
- the truB gene encoding tRNA pseudouridine(55) synthase TruB, with product MAQVKRIRRNVSGIILLDKPLGFTSNAALQKVRWLLNAEKAGHTGSLDPLATGVLPLCFGEATKFSQYLLDSDKGYETLAQLGKTTTTADAEGEVLQERPVTVGRADVEAVLPKFRGQISQIPPMYSALKRDGQPLYKLARAGEVVEREPRSVTIARLELLAFEGDTARLAVDCSKGTYIRTLVEDIGEQLGCGAYVAELRRTQAGPFTLAQTVTLEELEAVHAEGGNEAVDRFLMPSDSGLQDWPLLHFSEASAFYWLNGQPVRAPDAPKFGMVRVQDHNGRFIGIGEVSEDGRIAPRRLIRSE from the coding sequence GTGGCTCAGGTCAAACGTATCCGTCGTAACGTCAGCGGTATCATCCTGCTCGACAAGCCGCTGGGGTTTACCTCCAACGCCGCGTTGCAGAAGGTTCGCTGGTTGCTCAACGCCGAGAAGGCCGGCCACACCGGCAGTCTCGATCCGTTGGCCACCGGTGTATTGCCGCTGTGCTTTGGTGAGGCAACCAAGTTCTCGCAATACCTGCTCGATTCCGACAAGGGTTATGAAACCCTGGCGCAACTGGGCAAGACCACCACCACGGCCGATGCCGAGGGTGAGGTTTTGCAGGAGCGCCCGGTGACCGTTGGTCGCGCCGATGTCGAAGCGGTTCTGCCGAAATTTCGTGGGCAAATCAGTCAGATACCGCCGATGTACTCGGCACTCAAGCGTGACGGGCAGCCGCTGTACAAGCTGGCCCGTGCAGGCGAAGTAGTGGAGCGCGAACCGCGTTCTGTTACTATTGCGCGCTTGGAATTGCTGGCCTTCGAAGGCGATACTGCGCGTCTTGCGGTGGATTGCAGCAAGGGCACCTATATTCGCACCCTGGTGGAGGATATCGGTGAGCAACTCGGTTGTGGTGCGTACGTCGCGGAACTGCGTCGTACCCAGGCCGGGCCTTTTACCCTGGCGCAGACTGTCACTCTCGAAGAGCTGGAAGCGGTACATGCCGAAGGCGGCAACGAAGCGGTCGACCGCTTCCTGATGCCATCGGACAGCGGCCTGCAGGATTGGCCGCTGCTGCACTTCTCCGAAGCGAGTGCGTTCTACTGGCTCAACGGCCAGCCGGTACGTGCCCCGGATGCTCCGAAGTTCGGCATGGTACGGGTACAGGATCACAACGGTCGCTTCATCGGTATCGGTGAAGTGAGCGAAGACGGGCGCATCGCGCCGCGTCGACTGATTCGGTCAGAATGA
- the rpsO gene encoding 30S ribosomal protein S15 has product MALDVQEKAQIVADYQQAVGDTGSPEVQVALLTANINKLQGHFKANGKDHHSRRGLIRMVNQRRKLLDYLKGKDLSRYSALIGRLGLRR; this is encoded by the coding sequence ATGGCTCTCGACGTTCAAGAAAAAGCTCAAATCGTTGCCGACTACCAGCAAGCTGTTGGTGATACTGGTTCGCCAGAAGTGCAAGTTGCACTGCTGACCGCCAACATCAACAAACTGCAAGGTCACTTCAAGGCCAACGGTAAAGACCACCACTCCCGTCGTGGTCTGATCCGCATGGTAAACCAGCGTCGTAAGCTGCTGGACTACCTGAAAGGCAAGGATCTGAGCCGTTACAGCGCTCTGATCGGCCGCCTGGGTCTGCGTCGCTAA
- the pnp gene encoding polyribonucleotide nucleotidyltransferase, translating into MNPVIKKFQFGQSTVTLETGRIARQASGAVLVTVDDDVSVLVTVVGAKQADPGKGFFPLSVHYQEKTYAAGKIPGGFFKREGRPSEKETLTSRLIDRPIRPLFPEGFMNEVQVVCTVVSTSKKTDPDIAAMIGTSAALAISGIPFDGPIGAARVAFHESTGYLLNPTYEQQAASSLDMVVAGTSDAVLMVESEAKELTEDQMLGAVLFAHDEFQVVINAVKELAAEAAKPTWNWAPAPEATELLGAIRAEFGDAISQAYTITIKADRYARLGELKDQVVAKLSGEEGQPSSSEVKAAFGEIEYRTVRENIVNGKPRIDGRDTKTVRPLNIEVGVLPKTHGSALFTRGETQALVVATLGTARDAQLLDTLEGEKKDPFMLHYNFPPFSVGECGRMGGAGRREIGHGRLARRSVSAMLPAADVFPYTIRVVSEITESNGSSSMASVCGASLALMDAGVPMKAPVAGIAMGLVKEGEKFAVLTDILGDEDHLGDMDFKVAGTAKGVTALQMDIKIKGITEEIMEIALGQALEARLNILGQMNQIIGQSRTELSANAPTMIAMKIDTDKIRDVIGKGGATIRAICEETKASIDIEDDGSIKIFGETKEAAEAARQRVLSITAEAEIGKIYVGKVERIVDFGAFVNILPGKDGLVHISMLSDARVEKVTDILKEGQEVEVLVLDVDNRGRIKLSIKDVAAAKASGV; encoded by the coding sequence GTGAACCCGGTAATCAAAAAATTCCAGTTCGGTCAGTCGACCGTTACCCTCGAGACTGGCCGTATCGCCCGTCAGGCCTCCGGCGCAGTATTGGTCACCGTTGACGACGACGTCAGCGTATTGGTGACCGTAGTCGGTGCCAAGCAAGCCGATCCAGGCAAGGGCTTCTTCCCTCTGTCCGTTCACTACCAGGAAAAGACTTACGCTGCCGGTAAGATCCCTGGCGGTTTCTTCAAGCGTGAAGGCCGTCCTTCCGAGAAAGAAACCCTGACTTCCCGACTGATCGACCGTCCGATCCGTCCGCTGTTCCCAGAAGGCTTCATGAACGAAGTGCAGGTTGTCTGCACCGTCGTTTCCACCAGCAAGAAGACCGATCCGGACATCGCTGCGATGATCGGTACCTCGGCTGCCCTGGCAATCTCGGGCATTCCGTTCGACGGCCCGATCGGCGCCGCTCGCGTAGCTTTCCACGAAAGCACCGGCTACCTGCTGAACCCGACTTACGAGCAGCAAGCTGCTTCGAGCCTGGACATGGTCGTTGCCGGTACTTCGGACGCCGTACTGATGGTTGAATCGGAAGCCAAAGAGCTGACCGAAGACCAGATGCTGGGCGCAGTACTGTTCGCTCACGACGAGTTCCAGGTCGTGATCAACGCTGTTAAAGAACTGGCCGCTGAAGCTGCCAAGCCAACCTGGAACTGGGCTCCGGCTCCAGAAGCCACCGAACTGCTGGGCGCGATCCGCGCCGAGTTCGGCGACGCGATCTCCCAGGCTTACACCATCACCATCAAGGCCGATCGTTACGCCCGCCTGGGTGAGCTGAAGGATCAGGTTGTTGCCAAACTGTCCGGTGAAGAAGGCCAGCCTTCGTCCAGCGAAGTCAAAGCGGCTTTCGGCGAAATCGAATACCGCACCGTTCGCGAAAACATCGTAAACGGCAAGCCACGTATCGACGGTCGCGACACCAAAACCGTACGTCCGCTGAACATCGAAGTCGGCGTTCTGCCGAAGACTCACGGTTCGGCTCTGTTCACCCGTGGTGAAACCCAGGCTCTGGTAGTTGCGACTCTGGGTACTGCCCGTGACGCACAGCTGCTGGACACCCTGGAAGGCGAGAAAAAAGACCCATTCATGCTGCACTACAACTTCCCTCCGTTCTCGGTGGGCGAGTGTGGTCGCATGGGTGGTGCTGGTCGTCGTGAAATCGGTCACGGCCGTCTGGCCCGTCGTTCGGTTTCGGCCATGCTGCCAGCCGCTGACGTGTTCCCGTACACCATTCGCGTGGTGTCGGAAATCACCGAATCCAACGGTTCGAGCTCGATGGCTTCCGTTTGCGGTGCTTCCCTGGCCCTGATGGACGCTGGTGTTCCAATGAAGGCGCCGGTTGCCGGTATCGCCATGGGCCTGGTTAAAGAAGGCGAAAAATTCGCTGTTCTGACCGACATCCTCGGTGACGAAGACCACCTGGGCGACATGGACTTCAAAGTAGCCGGTACCGCCAAAGGCGTCACCGCGCTGCAGATGGACATCAAGATCAAGGGCATCACCGAAGAGATCATGGAAATCGCTCTGGGCCAAGCCCTGGAAGCGCGCCTGAACATCCTCGGTCAGATGAACCAGATCATCGGCCAGTCGCGTACCGAACTGTCGGCCAACGCACCGACCATGATCGCGATGAAAATCGACACCGACAAAATCCGTGACGTTATCGGTAAAGGCGGCGCGACCATCCGTGCGATCTGCGAAGAAACCAAGGCTTCGATCGACATCGAAGACGACGGTTCGATCAAGATCTTCGGCGAAACCAAGGAAGCTGCAGAAGCTGCTCGTCAGCGCGTTCTGAGCATCACTGCAGAAGCTGAAATCGGCAAGATCTACGTCGGTAAGGTTGAGCGCATCGTCGACTTCGGCGCATTCGTCAACATCCTGCCTGGCAAGGACGGTCTGGTGCACATCTCGATGCTGAGCGACGCTCGCGTAGAGAAAGTCACCGACATCCTGAAAGAAGGTCAGGAAGTGGAAGTGCTGGTACTGGACGTGGACAACCGCGGCCGTATCAAGCTGTCCATCAAAGACGTGGCAGCTGCCAAGGCTTCGGGCGTTTAA